The proteins below come from a single Halictus rubicundus isolate RS-2024b chromosome 13, iyHalRubi1_principal, whole genome shotgun sequence genomic window:
- the LOC143360579 gene encoding tubulin beta-1 chain, whose protein sequence is MREIVHIQAGQCGNQIGAKFWEIISDEHGIDPTGTYHGDSDLQLERINVYYNEASGGKYVPRAILVDLEPGTMDSVRSGPFGQIFRPDNFVFGQSGAGNNWAKGHYTEGAELVDSVLDVVRKEAESCDCLQGFQLTHSLGGGTGSGMGTLLISKIREEYPDRIMNTYSVVPSPKVSDTVVEPYNATLSVHQLVENTDETYCIDNEALYDICFRTLKLSTPTYGDLNHLVSLTMSGVTTCLRFPGQLNADLRKLAVNMVPFPRLHFFMPGFAPLTSRGSQQYRALSVPELTQQMFDAKNMMAACDPRHGRYLTVAAIFRGRMSMKEVDEQMLNIQNKNSSYFVEWIPNNVKTAVCDIPPRGLKMSATFIGNSTAIQELFKRISEQFTAMFRRKAFLHWYTGEGMDEMEFTEAESNMNDLVSEYQQYQEATADEDAEFDEEQEAEVDEN, encoded by the exons ATGAGGGAAATTGTCCACATCCAAGCCGGCCAGTGCGGAAACCAAATTGGCGCAAAG TTTTGGGAAATAATCAGCGACGAGCATGGCATCGACCCGACCGGCACCTACCACGGTGACTCGGACCTGCAATTGGAGCGCATCAACGTGTACTACAATGAGGCCTCCGGCGGCAAATACGTGCCACGCGCCATCCTCGTCGACTTGGAGCCAGGCACCATGGACTCTGTTCGATCGGGACCTTTCGGACAGATCTTCAGACCCGACAACTTCGTGTTCGGCCAGTCCGGCGCTGGCAACAACTGGGCAAAGGGTCACTACACCGAGGGCGCGGAATTGGTCGATTCCGTGCTCGACGTGGTGAGAAAGGAGGCGGAGAGCTGCGACTGTCTGCAAGGATTCCAGCTGACCCACTCCCTTGGCGGTGGTACCGGGTCCGGTATGGGTACCCTGCTGATCTCGAAGATCCGCGAGGAATACCCCGACAGAATCATGAACACATACTCGGTCGTCCCGTCTCCAAAAGTATCGGACACCGTCGTCGAACCGTACAACGCCACCCTCTCCGTTCACCAGCTCGTCGAGAACACGGACGAAACCTACTGCATTGACAACGAGGCCCTCTACGATATTTGCTTCCGCACTCTGAAACTGTCGACACCCACCTACGGCGACCTGAACCATCTCGTATCCCTCACAATGTCCGGCGTGACCACCTGCCTCAGGTTCCCCGGTCAGCTGAACGCTGACTTGAGGAAACTCGCCGTCAACATGGTACCGTTCCCCCGTCTCCACTTCTTCATGCCAGGATTCGCTCCTCTGACGTCCCGCGGCAGCCAACAATACAGAGCCCTCTCTGTACCCGAGCTCACCCAACAAATGTTCGACGCGAAGAACATGATGGCCGCCTGCGACCCCAGACACGGAAGGTACCTCACCGTCGCCGCAATCTTCCGCGGCAGGATGTCGATGAAGGAGGTCGACGAGCAGATGCTCAACATCCAGAACAAGAACAGCTCGTACTTCGTCGAGTGGATCCCGAACAACGTGAAGACAGCCGTCTGCGACATTCCACCACGCGGTTTGAAGATGTCCGCGACGTTCATCGGCAACTCGACCGCCATCCAGGAACTGTTCAAGCGAATCTCCGAGCAGTTCACCGCCATGTTCAGGAGAAAGGCTTTCCTCCATTGGTACACCGGCGAGGGCATGGACGAGATGGAATTCACCGAGGCCGAATCCAACATGAACGATCTGGTCTCCGAATACCAGCAATACCAGGAAGCCACCGCGGACGAGGACGCAGAGTTCGACGAGGAACAGGAAGCCGAGGTCGACGAGAACTAA
- the LOC143360512 gene encoding serine hydrolase BPHL-like has translation MLAKLCSTQRVSILRPVDPLAASLNGRKRLSSMSGGRNEQERKVNVDGVDTNYLKVGTGDHPVLLVPGGAGSIWTHMRPQVEGLDRKKFTVVAYDPAGSGRSRPPDRTYPDDYLKRDAVHARNLMKVLGFPKFSLVGWSNGGLMSLILAGTFPENVRKLVSVAANSYMTSQDIESYNNIRDINAWSERMRESFIEIYGVDYFRKIWTGCVDAVVRIAKKQNGDLCKDLLPKIRCPTLIVHGSKDSVVPAEHPLYLKEHIAGAKLKIFEKGAHNLHLRYPKEFNDFVAEFLTE, from the exons ATGTTAGCGAAACTGTGCAGCACGCAGAGGGTATCGATCCTTCGACCCGTTGATCCTCTCGCAGCATCCTTGAACGGACGGAAACGATTGTCGTCGATGTCCGGTGGTCGAAATGAACAG GAGCGGAAGGTCAACGTTGACGGTGTCGATACCAATTATCTAAAGGTTGGAACCGGTGATCATCCCGTTTTACTTGTACCTGGTGGAGCAG GTTCGATCTGGACCCACATGAGGCCCCAGGTGGAGGGTCTCGACCGGAAGAAGTTCACCGTAGTGGCATACGACCCGGCGGGCTCTGGGAGATCGAGACCTCCGGACAGAACCTACCCCGATGACTATCTCAAACGCGACGCGGTCCATGCTCGCAACTTGATGAAGGTCCTCGGATTCCCGAAGTTCTCGTTAGTGGGATGGAGCAACGGTGGCTTAATGTCGTTGATCCTCGCCGGGACGTTCCCCGAGAATGTTCGAAAATTGGTGTCCGTCGCGGCGAACTCCTACATGACGTCGCAGGACATCGAGAGTTACAACA ACATCCGGGACATCAATGCTTGGTCGGAGAGGATGCGGGAGTCATTCATAGAAATTTATGGCGTGGACTATTTCCGGAAGATATGGACTGGCTGCGTGGACGCAGTCGTCAGAATCGCGAAGAAACAAAATGGCGATTTGTGCAAGGACCTGCTCCCCAAAATTCGATGCCCTACCTTGATCGTTCATGGGAGCAAGGACTCGGTGGTTCCCGCGGAGCATCCTCTTTACCTGAAGGAGCACATCGCCGGTGCAAA GTTGAAGATCTTCGAGAAAGGAGCGCACAATTTGCACCTGCGTTATCCCAAGGAGTTCAACGATTTCGTCGCCGAATTTTTAACCGAGTAA